From a region of the Drosophila gunungcola strain Sukarami chromosome X unlocalized genomic scaffold, Dgunungcola_SK_2 000039F, whole genome shotgun sequence genome:
- the LOC128260783 gene encoding uncharacterized protein LOC128260783 has product MGRHQVRRKSRTAVNQANVNDYCLTLEEVRRSARRWSYIWQMNPDSDSEAESSSAAAPLTLKDPSAYGDWHLMNVKFDFEKSVREMVLHLNKFPYPQLFHSPLPLGAKLHKTVRLSCRPNVTNIFEDAMPEIRARARKYMDPPPECEGAVGYDSRFFQTSMLIKFPCRRPYSPPIRRSWGGESWMDGLCCAKLSADFTSEPRHRKPPSRPNKLLKGLQRKSVLQGSTRWFRPRTGIPLNSKSEEFYQPSVELDEEEQQISGDYLVELANDETEIPCHSPPTEDSEPKISRTQSDITLDYLRTRTIFRRCHSLDSIDFIAKS; this is encoded by the coding sequence ATGGGTCGCCATCAGGTGAGAAGAAAGTCGCGTACCGCTGTTAATCAAGCAAACGTGAACGATTACTGTTTGACGCTTGAAGAAGTTCGAAGATCGGCTCGGCGATGGTCTTACATTTGGCAAATGAATccggattccgattccgaaGCGGAGAGCAGTTCTGCAGCGGCACCACTTACTTTGAAAGATCCCAGTGCATATGGAGACTGGCATTTGATGAATGTAAAGTTCGATTTTGAAAAGAGTGTCAGGGAAATGGTGTTGCATCTTAACAAGTTCCCCTACCCACAACTGTTCCATTCACCTCTCCCTTTGGGCGCCAAGTTGCACAAGACCGTGCGCTTAAGTTGCAGGCCCAACGTCACTAATATCTTCGAGGACGCCATGCCGGAGATTCGTGCCCGGGCCAGGAAGTATATGGATCCGCCACCCGAATGCGAGGGAGCCGTCGGCTACGATTCGCGCTTCTTTCAGACCTCCATGCTGATCAAATTCCCGTGCCGGCGTCCCTACTCCCCGCCCATTCGAAGGAGCTGGGGCGGCGAGTCCTGGATGGATGGCCTCTGTTGTGCCAAGTTGAGTGCGGATTTCACCTCGGAACCTCGACACAGGAAACCCCCATCGAGACCCAATAAACTGTTGAAGGGATTGCAAAGGAAATCAGTTCTTCAGGGAAGCACAAGATGGTTCCGTCCTCGAACCGGAATCCCATTGAATTCAAAATCGGAGGAGTTCTACCAACCATCGGTGGAACTTgacgaggaggagcagcagatTTCGGGGGACTACTTGGTGGAGTTGGCGAACGACGAGACGGAAATCCCCTGCCACTCCCCTCCGACCGAGGATTCCGAACCAAAGATAAGCCGAACCCAGTCGGATATAACACTGGATTATTTGAGGACCCGTACCATATTCAGGCGTTGCCACAGCTTGGACAGTATTGATTTTATTGCCAAGagttaa
- the LOC128260784 gene encoding uncharacterized protein LOC128260784, which yields MGIFDDFLNYVTRLLCFSSDPDGNFEGFIGMGNKIALRVYEVIDRVLNREEMSYHTNLVLGLAVVAVTVCGISIYLLMKCQRAPLLSNICQGGPPAKKTPLRVTSSSTRSGSNDRDYEED from the exons ATGGGTATTTTTGATGATTTTCTCAACTATGTGACTCGTCTGTTATGCTTCTCTTCTGATCCCGATGGTAATTTCG AGGGTTTCATTGGCATGGGCAACAAGATCGCTTTAAGGGTTTATGAAGTGATAGACAGAGTGCTGAATCGAGAGGAAATGAGTTATCACACCAACTTGGTGCTGGGATTAGCAGTTGTTGCCGTGACAGTTTGCGgaatttcgatttatttgttaatgaaATGTCAGAGAGCTCCTCTTCTG AGTAACATATGTCAGGGCGGTCCACCAGCAAAAAAGACTCCATTGAGAGTGACTAGTTCAAGCACTCGTTCTGGGTCAAATGATCGTGACTACGAGGAGGACTAG